The following nucleotide sequence is from Nitrospira defluvii.
AGGGGTGATAGGGTGTCGTGATCATTCACTGGTTCAAACAAGGAGGCCGTTATGTATGTGATGAAAAGCATCGGAATTGTGGGTCTGGGTATCGCATTAGTGGGCGCACTCAGCGGAGCGCCGGTCTTTGCCGCAGACAAGCCGATCGAGGACGGGTCGAAGATCGTGATTACGGCTCCCAAGGATGGAGACAAGGTCGGCGATAGCTTTGAGCTGAAGTATGATTTGACGAAGGGCTCGCAAGCCGCGCATGCCCACGTGTATCTGGACGATCAGTACCAAAAGGGCTTCGGAGGAACGTTCAAGGGCATTCCCAAAGGCAAACACAAGGTGACCGTGACCGGCGCGACAAAGGATCATGCCCTCCTCGCCGCCACCCAGAGCATCAACGTCGAAGTACAGTAACCCTACGGCGACTGCTCTTCACCGCCGCCGGGGTCTCTTGCAAGAGAGGCTCCGGCAGCCTTCGCTTGGGTACATATCCGCCGCCTATTTCTCCGCACGAGGCATTCAGCTGCTTTCTACCCGAAATTCATTTTCAATGGTAAGCTGCTTAGAATCCGCGCCAAATGACCAAGTTAATCGCCATATCCGTTGTTATTCTGCTCTCGAGTCTGCTCGCTGGCTGTCCCGCTCGACCACGTCCGCTTAATCAGCCCCAAGTTATTTTCTCCGAAGGCGCCTATACACATGAGCGTTCGGGAATGACCTTCCCTCTGGCTGTGGGCGATTTTCGTCGAAGCCTGATTCAACGCTATGATCAGGATGGTTTGGATCTCAGTGCAGGTTACGACCTCTACTTGAGGCAACAAAAAATCGCCGCGACTGTCTATGTATATCCCTCCCCGTCATTGGTCTCTATTGGCTCACCTCCAGGAACAGTGGCCTCGGCACGGACATTCCTCGCAAAGAGGGAGTTTGAAGCGCGCATGCGCGAAGTCCTACAGCCCCGGCCTAGCGCGCGGCTGATCGAAGACACAGAGATTTCAGTTCCGATTGGCGGAACTCTCCGCGTCGGAAGGATGACCACGTTCGAATACGAGGATCAGTTCGCGGGGAAACGACAACCGCTCCGATCCCACTTGTGTATGTTTAATTTTGTAGGTGGTACCTGGACACTGAAATACCGCATTACCTACCCCGCTAGCTTCGAAGCAACTCGTGAGATAGATACCATCTTGCAGGGGGTGCCCTGGAATGTCCCGAAAGAGTGACCGCTTCATTGCCAATCCTCCGCGAGCCTGTGTGATTCCCCTAATATATAAGATACTGTCTGGTCTAGTGATGGTCCTTCAACTAGCCGGGTGCAAGGCGACGTACGACTTAGGTGTGTACGAGCAGAGCTTGTTGGCGCTAGGCGGACCGGATGGTGTCAATCAGAGTGCCGCATTGTTGGATCAATCTATCGTTTCCGCCGAAATGGTTTCAGCCATAATTCCCCCTGGGGTTTATGCCGATCATGGCATCCTTCTTCACATGGCGGGGAACAAGGCCGAGGCGATGAGGCAGATTAGCAAGGAAAGTGAGCAATATCCTGAATCCAAACAGTTCACCGAAAACTTGCTCACAGTTATTTGGAACACTGGACTGCGATTGTCGGGAGATTCGTCCTCACCGCACCGATACCCCTCGGTACTCGTGCTCCCTCCCATCAACAAGTCTGGCAACCCGCAGGCAGGACTGGCTTTTGAGATGACACTAAACCGACAATTTATTGAGCGTGGGTACTATGTCTTTCCCACGCTTGCAACACAAGCCCTCGTCACTGGCGCGGGCGCAATGCCCGCCGATATGTCAGTTGCTGACCTGTCATACTTACACAAGCTGACGGGTGCGGATGCCGTTCTCTCTGTTACCATTACTGAATGGGAGCCGACCTGGATGATTATTCCTCTGATTCGTGTGGCGGCGGAATACAAGTTAGTGGATACTGCCACGGGGCAGGACATTTGGAAGAGCACCGCGCGGGATGAATTCGATCCTACGGTAACTGGTGGCGGCGGACCTGTTGTTGTCATGGATAAGGATCTCCGTGTACCGGCTCGTAGGCTCACCGCTAAGGCACTCAAGTCTTCAGAAAATGGACTTCCCTACGGTCCCTATCACTAAAGACGGAGTCCTATTACTTCCTGAGGCATCCCGCTGTCTATGGTGAAGTGGACTGAACGACAGACACATTTGAGCGGGGACAGAAATCCTCAAAGGAGTTGGATGTCTGTGCGTAGATCGAAGGCTTCTACAATCGCCCTGGGCCACCTCCTTTCCCGCCGCCAAGTGGTCGCATTGCTCGGCGCAACCGGCGCGTTCTGGCTCATGGGCGGCGGTCTGTTTTTTCGGCGGTCTATCGCCGGGACGCAGGTTCCCTCCTGTGTGGGCAGGCCGGAGCAAACCGAAGGCCCCTATTTCGTTGACGAACACTTGAATCGTTCCGACATCCGTTCAGACCCGACAACCGGGCAAGTCAAACCCGGGACCCCACTCGCGCTGACATTGCAAATATTCCGGCTTGGCTCCGGAGACTGTCTGCCACTGGCCGGCGCTCAGGTGGACATCTGGCACTGCGATGCGTTGGGGGTCTACTCGGATGTGCGAGATGCCGGCTTCGACACCGTCGGCCAGACGTTTTTGCGTGGCTATCAAATCACCGACGCGCATGGCGAAGCCAAGTTCGTCACTATCTATCCTGGTTGGTATGCGGGCCGGACGGTGCACATTCACGTGAAGGTTCGTACTGCGCATGCCGCCGAGCGGCACTTTGAGTTCACGTCGCAAATGTACTTCGAGGACGGGCTGACGGATCGTGTCCATACTGATCAACCATATGCCGCGAAGGGCAGGCGCAACGCGCGAAACCAGGATGATCGCATTTTCCGGCGTGGCGGGGATCAACTCATGCTCGCTCCGACAGCCACAGACGAAGGTTATGCGGCGGCCTTCGCGATCGGCCTGCAATTTCCCTAAAAGGAACGTAGCGCGCGCCGGCTCTGTCTTGAGGTGATTCGGTATTGCTGGAAAGAGGTGGAGGAGGAACATGTTTTATTTCAGCGCTGATATGACGCTACGCTTTGGACTGTTGGTGACGCTTCTTCTTACCTCGGCCTGTGGATTCAAAAGCACAACCTTCATTGGTGTGCATGGGATGGGAACACAGAAGATGTTCGGTGTCGTTGCCCAATCAGCGGTGGATCCCGTGGATCAGTTTCTTAAAGACTGGCTTGCTCAATGGGAGAAAGGATCATGCAGTGCCTGCTACACCCATTTAAGTGACGTAGCGAAGAATGACGTATCACCATCGAAATTCAATGAGGCCGTTGAGGATCTTACGGCGCGCTTTGGCTTACCACAACACATGACGAGCCTAGATCAGCCAATGGCTATGATGCTTCCCCGAATGGATGAAGCACTGCTGGAAAGGAGCACGGATGCAGCGCTCAAATACTACTCCTACGTCGTCACGACCTATTTGAGCCACCGCCCTACCAAAAACCTCGTCTATGTACTCGCAGTGGGAATGAAGGGTGGTCAGCTTTCTATTCTTGGATTCGCAATTTTCGAACAAATTCAAAGTCTCAACGAAAGGCCCTCCAAAGTGTATGGATTCGGAATTCCACTCTAGGTCGAAAGACTGTCATTTCCGACCCTCTGTTTCAAGGTGCACAACGGTTCCTCCCATGATGTTCGCACTGAGATAGCAATATGAAAGCACGCATCACCGTCATTACGCTTGGTGTCGACAATCTCGAACGACGCTGCCCTTCTATCGCGATGAGCTCGGGTTATCGACGAAGGCATCGTTGGCCGAGAGTTCGAATATGGCGCGGTCGCGTTCTTTAATTTACAGAACGGCTTGAAGCGTGCTCTGTGGGCGTGCAAGGACATGGCCCAAGAGGCCAAGGTGCCGCTTGGTCCGCGAAGCGCCACTGAATTCGTACTCGGACACAATGTCACACGCAAGACCGAGATACAGGTGGTGATGAGCAGGCAAGCCGGGCCGACGCCATAAACGCCGACGCGGCTCACGATGCATTCTGGGGTGGCAACACCGGTTCGTTCCAAGATCCCGACGGACATCTTTTGGTAGTCGCCTGGAATTCTGACTGGGAACTTACGGACTGATCACCGCTCTCCATGCCGCACGGCATGATCCAGAGATTGCCGTACAGATTCGAGAATCAGCGAGCCTCGTCTCAGGCCTGAACAGGTCGATCGGTCAGGACAGGTTATGGCGACTCTCTGGAGACTGCACAATGATTGGCTTACCTGAGGCGCGCCGCACTGTGGCTTTTCAACGCTTTGTTCTCTGACTCCAATTCGGCGAGGCGATCGCGCAGAGGTTGCACGAGGGCTTCAACCTCCTCTTGTGTGAACCGCGGTTGAATGTGCTGCCGGCAATTGATATCGAATGCTTCAACGTGAAAGCGGATGGCGCGTTCGGGCTTCCCTTTATAGCTCGGATCAGTGAGTTGCTTCATGAGGCGCAGATCATGATCGACGACCTCGGCTGTGCCCCAGATTTTGACCCGGGTTTGGCTGGTGTAATCCATGAGAAACAGAAAGGCTTGGTTGTTTTCGAACAGGTTTCCGATTGAGATGTACTGCCGATTCCCCGCGAAATCGGCAAAGGCCAGGGTACGCTCATCCAACACCTTGAGAAACCCCTTTGGCCCCCCTCGGTGCTGGATATAAGGCTGCCCCTTCACGTTAGCGGTGGCCAAATAACACGAATCACGGT
It contains:
- a CDS encoding GNA1162 family protein, translating into MVLQLAGCKATYDLGVYEQSLLALGGPDGVNQSAALLDQSIVSAEMVSAIIPPGVYADHGILLHMAGNKAEAMRQISKESEQYPESKQFTENLLTVIWNTGLRLSGDSSSPHRYPSVLVLPPINKSGNPQAGLAFEMTLNRQFIERGYYVFPTLATQALVTGAGAMPADMSVADLSYLHKLTGADAVLSVTITEWEPTWMIIPLIRVAAEYKLVDTATGQDIWKSTARDEFDPTVTGGGGPVVVMDKDLRVPARRLTAKALKSSENGLPYGPYH
- a CDS encoding intradiol ring-cleavage dioxygenase, with protein sequence MSVRRSKASTIALGHLLSRRQVVALLGATGAFWLMGGGLFFRRSIAGTQVPSCVGRPEQTEGPYFVDEHLNRSDIRSDPTTGQVKPGTPLALTLQIFRLGSGDCLPLAGAQVDIWHCDALGVYSDVRDAGFDTVGQTFLRGYQITDAHGEAKFVTIYPGWYAGRTVHIHVKVRTAHAAERHFEFTSQMYFEDGLTDRVHTDQPYAAKGRRNARNQDDRIFRRGGDQLMLAPTATDEGYAAAFAIGLQFP
- a CDS encoding pyridoxamine 5'-phosphate oxidase family protein yields the protein MKPPISDIAFTESVKAVQQRMGSRKHYERMETDGGWENTISKDLADFIGDRDSCYLATANVKGQPYIQHRGGPKGFLKVLDERTLAFADFAGNRQYISIGNLFENNQAFLFLMDYTSQTRVKIWGTAEVVDHDLRLMKQLTDPSYKGKPERAIRFHVEAFDINCRQHIQPRFTQEEVEALVQPLRDRLAELESENKALKSHSAARLR